A portion of the Nitratidesulfovibrio termitidis HI1 genome contains these proteins:
- a CDS encoding aminotransferase class I/II-fold pyridoxal phosphate-dependent enzyme has translation MPDAGHPPHASFAPHPAAPRDGAPHSAPRQGTHGGEIYRVARELGVAPEHILDCSSNGFAHVLELTRALVETLPHPFEHYPDSSSAALREELAAHEGLAPGNIMVGNGSSELIWLILRVLRPGRVTLLGPTFSEYARACETHAIPWRVLHAHPMHALDAPAPDFRPGTAADADDELVVLCSPGNPCPVAAPDLPALVAALFRSGFRTVLADLTYRDFLWSTPEHDAHRHAALAAACQARQPKVASPAHHTGDTLLCLHSFTKFFHCTGIRLGYLTGPKDLLDILQALRPPWMVSPFAEAMGRRFLHALPDYRAHLTTLRADRSALLDGLRRSGVFAPQATDAGPSFVTCRLADELLRIGVTAEMVRSELLHHGILVRSCDNIPGMPNGYIRMQVRCRSDNERLLRHLTALSTSLPAMTQEKP, from the coding sequence ATGCCTGATGCCGGACATCCCCCTCATGCCTCCTTTGCGCCGCACCCCGCTGCCCCCCGTGATGGCGCACCGCATTCCGCCCCGAGGCAGGGTACGCACGGCGGCGAAATCTACCGCGTGGCCCGCGAACTGGGCGTGGCCCCGGAGCACATCCTGGATTGCAGCAGCAACGGCTTCGCCCATGTGCTGGAATTGACCCGCGCCCTGGTCGAGACGCTGCCCCATCCCTTCGAGCACTATCCGGACAGTTCCAGCGCCGCCCTGCGCGAGGAACTGGCCGCGCACGAGGGGCTTGCCCCGGGCAACATCATGGTGGGCAACGGCTCGTCCGAACTCATCTGGCTGATCCTGCGCGTGCTGCGGCCCGGCCGGGTCACCCTGCTGGGTCCCACCTTTTCCGAATACGCCCGCGCCTGCGAGACCCACGCCATACCGTGGCGGGTGCTGCATGCCCACCCCATGCACGCGCTGGACGCCCCCGCGCCGGATTTCCGGCCCGGCACCGCAGCCGATGCCGACGATGAACTGGTGGTGCTCTGCTCGCCGGGCAATCCCTGCCCGGTTGCCGCGCCCGACCTGCCCGCCCTGGTGGCCGCCCTGTTCCGGTCGGGCTTTCGCACCGTGCTGGCCGACCTGACCTACCGCGACTTCCTGTGGTCCACCCCGGAACACGATGCCCACCGCCACGCGGCCCTCGCGGCGGCCTGTCAGGCCCGTCAGCCTAAAGTGGCCAGCCCGGCCCACCACACAGGCGATACGCTGCTGTGCCTGCACAGCTTCACCAAATTCTTCCACTGCACGGGGATACGCCTGGGCTACCTGACCGGGCCGAAGGACCTGCTGGATATCCTGCAGGCCCTGCGTCCGCCGTGGATGGTATCCCCCTTTGCCGAGGCCATGGGCAGGCGCTTTCTGCACGCCCTGCCGGACTACCGGGCGCACCTGACCACCCTGCGTGCCGACCGTTCCGCTCTTCTCGACGGTCTGCGCCGATCGGGCGTGTTCGCCCCCCAGGCCACCGATGCGGGCCCCAGCTTCGTAACCTGCCGCCTGGCCGATGAACTGCTGCGCATCGGCGTCACGGCGGAAATGGTACGTAGCGAACTCTTGCACCACGGCATACTGGTACGATCCTGCGACAACATACCCGGCATGCCCAACGGCTATATAAGAATGCAGGTTCGCTGCCGCAGCGATAACGAACGACTGCTGCGACACCTCACCGCACTGTCCACGTCGCTGCCCGCGATGACGCAAGAGAAGCCATAG
- a CDS encoding HDOD domain-containing protein, with protein MDDLVSDILSGVAVSQATGLGVQGGCGRDVQEIAEEAVALRFRLSGTAHPLLVLLRRRAVEALAQSLRAGVSCQLPAPRMPLPPEVIHEANSGLAPGDLDGLAERARLPALPQVFLELQHAMEREEPSYEELAAIISKDPRLAASLLRLVNGPLFGFRTPVETVSRAVAAAGTRRVTSLALGTFVLGLFRERPPHVVNLHDFWLHSVATALMARALATRMGRDDPERYFVAGLLHDIGWLAICAVWPAGAERVLDRCRDLGEPLTEAERAELGMTHGEMGAAMLRRWNLPSVLVDAVQAHHAPSEAPASDEALLVHLADEAVKAFGIGGTGDDCVQPLDVDAAGLLSVSAHDLDAACALLLEGVDEMYAVLGAGSRG; from the coding sequence GTGTCCGATATCCTTTCGGGGGTGGCTGTGTCGCAGGCGACGGGGTTGGGAGTGCAGGGCGGCTGTGGCCGCGACGTGCAGGAAATCGCCGAGGAGGCGGTGGCGCTGCGGTTCCGGCTTTCCGGCACGGCGCACCCGCTGCTGGTGCTGTTGCGGCGCAGGGCGGTGGAGGCGCTTGCGCAGTCCCTGCGGGCCGGTGTCTCGTGCCAATTGCCCGCCCCGCGCATGCCCCTGCCGCCAGAGGTCATCCACGAGGCCAACAGCGGACTGGCCCCCGGCGATCTGGACGGGCTGGCCGAACGCGCCCGCCTGCCCGCCCTGCCGCAGGTGTTTCTGGAATTGCAGCACGCCATGGAGCGCGAGGAACCCTCGTACGAGGAACTGGCGGCCATCATTTCCAAGGATCCCCGCCTGGCCGCTTCGTTGTTGCGGCTGGTCAACGGGCCGCTGTTCGGCTTCCGGACGCCGGTGGAAACGGTGAGCCGCGCGGTGGCGGCGGCGGGCACCCGCCGGGTGACCTCGCTGGCTCTCGGCACCTTCGTGCTGGGGCTGTTCCGCGAACGGCCTCCCCATGTGGTCAACCTGCACGATTTCTGGCTGCATTCGGTGGCCACCGCGCTCATGGCGCGGGCCCTGGCCACCCGCATGGGCCGTGATGATCCGGAACGCTACTTCGTGGCCGGGCTGCTGCACGACATCGGCTGGCTGGCCATTTGCGCCGTGTGGCCCGCCGGGGCGGAGCGGGTGCTGGACCGTTGCCGCGACCTGGGGGAACCGCTGACCGAGGCGGAACGTGCGGAACTGGGCATGACCCACGGCGAAATGGGCGCGGCGATGCTGCGGCGCTGGAATCTGCCGTCCGTGCTGGTGGACGCGGTGCAGGCTCATCATGCCCCGTCCGAGGCGCCGGCCAGCGACGAGGCCCTGCTGGTGCACCTGGCCGACGAGGCGGTGAAGGCCTTCGGCATCGGCGGCACCGGCGACGACTGCGTGCAGCCGCTGGATGTCGATGCGGCGGGTCTGCTGTCCGTATCGGCGCACGACCTGGACGCTGCCTGCGCGTTGCTGCTGGAAGGTGTGGACGAGATGTATGCGGTGCTGGGGGCGGGTTCCAGAGGCTGA
- a CDS encoding glycosyltransferase: MNIAFVNSTRKWGGVKTWILDFAERLSAYGHDVRVYGRQQAFVDEARRRVGHGVAASFGFDLNPATIAWFRRQFSEHRTDVVITNIGKDLATAGVAARLLNIPVVQQIGLPGDIPHRLKTRLLHAWIAPKFLCSCQYIADGFLTSLPYLRAEDLHVVLTAKRVATGPLSVSTPRRLVATQQLNPDKGHETLLRALASLDTPFELDVAGTGSHEAYLKDLAVSLGIAERIRWHGFTTRVPELLERADVFLLASLREGLPNTLQEALAQGLLPVARDVGGVREVYTPELEPWLLPNAAGPAEFADMLRKALALPDEDLLQLKRAARHACATHCELDSKARELEAWLRELTAPSR; the protein is encoded by the coding sequence ATGAATATCGCCTTCGTCAACAGCACCCGCAAATGGGGCGGAGTGAAGACCTGGATTCTCGATTTCGCCGAGCGGCTCTCTGCCTACGGGCATGACGTGCGCGTCTACGGTCGCCAGCAGGCCTTCGTGGACGAAGCCAGGCGACGCGTGGGCCATGGAGTGGCCGCCAGCTTCGGATTCGACCTGAACCCGGCCACCATCGCCTGGTTCCGCCGCCAGTTCAGCGAACACCGCACCGACGTGGTGATCACCAACATCGGCAAGGACCTGGCCACCGCCGGGGTTGCCGCCCGGCTGCTGAACATTCCCGTGGTGCAGCAGATCGGCCTGCCCGGCGACATCCCCCACCGCCTCAAGACGCGCCTGCTGCACGCCTGGATCGCCCCGAAATTCCTCTGCTCCTGCCAGTACATAGCCGACGGTTTTCTGACCAGCCTGCCCTACCTGCGGGCAGAGGACCTGCACGTGGTGCTCACGGCCAAACGGGTGGCCACCGGACCGCTGTCCGTGTCCACGCCCCGGCGGCTGGTGGCCACGCAGCAACTGAACCCCGACAAGGGGCACGAGACGCTGCTGCGCGCCCTGGCAAGCCTGGACACCCCCTTCGAACTGGACGTGGCGGGCACCGGCTCGCACGAAGCGTACCTGAAGGACCTTGCCGTTTCGCTGGGCATTGCCGAACGCATCCGTTGGCACGGCTTCACCACCCGTGTGCCGGAACTGCTGGAACGCGCCGACGTGTTCCTGCTGGCCTCGCTCCGCGAGGGCTTGCCCAACACCCTGCAAGAGGCTCTGGCCCAGGGGCTGTTGCCCGTGGCCCGCGACGTGGGCGGCGTGCGCGAGGTGTACACCCCGGAACTGGAACCCTGGCTGTTGCCCAATGCCGCCGGGCCCGCGGAATTCGCGGATATGCTGCGCAAGGCGCTGGCCCTGCCGGACGAGGATCTGCTGCAGCTGAAGCGCGCCGCTCGCCACGCTTGCGCCACCCACTGCGAGCTTGACAGCAAGGCTCGCGAACTGGAAGCTTGGCTGCGCGAATTGACTGCCCCCTCCCGCTGA
- a CDS encoding glycosyltransferase family 4 protein: MRILLVTSSSTRSGGARQALYLAEGLLEHGHQVTVFTPPNSTLRTLSDTMPWADLPEAPGRWKATLEAAMPAPGQGPCIVQAFHNKAVKRLAWHGLFWRRRGVVCVGYRGVVYRPGNPLTYWSPGLDAFVANSHACAKVLRGMGVGERRLAVIHNGIPAVRLMPGRAADAVRAELDLPAGSTLLGCVAGDKEVKGVDPLLRAFALACGPNNRQDGGPHLIVVGVTPGRWQPLCTELGITGRVRLVKHSNCVADYLQLLDAFVLPSLSESMPNTLLEAICSGLPVIASQVGGVPELVRGNGLLAPPGDVPALARALASVMDDAGLRATWAAASRAIAPDFSTDARVARYEALYRTLLQRRGLPDA; this comes from the coding sequence ATGCGCATACTGCTCGTCACCTCGTCTTCCACCCGCAGCGGCGGCGCCCGCCAGGCCCTGTACCTTGCCGAAGGGCTGCTGGAACACGGCCACCAGGTTACTGTCTTCACCCCGCCCAACTCCACGCTGCGTACCCTGTCGGACACCATGCCCTGGGCCGATCTGCCCGAAGCACCCGGCAGGTGGAAGGCCACGCTGGAGGCGGCCATGCCCGCGCCGGGCCAGGGCCCCTGCATCGTGCAGGCCTTCCACAACAAGGCGGTGAAGCGCCTGGCCTGGCACGGGCTGTTCTGGCGGCGGCGCGGCGTGGTCTGCGTGGGCTACCGGGGGGTGGTCTACCGCCCCGGCAACCCGCTGACCTACTGGTCACCGGGGCTGGATGCCTTCGTGGCCAATTCGCACGCCTGCGCCAAGGTACTGCGCGGCATGGGCGTGGGGGAACGTCGCCTTGCGGTCATCCACAACGGCATTCCCGCCGTGCGGCTGATGCCCGGGCGCGCTGCGGACGCCGTGCGCGCGGAACTGGATCTGCCCGCAGGCTCCACATTGCTGGGATGCGTGGCCGGGGACAAGGAGGTGAAGGGCGTGGACCCGCTGCTGCGGGCCTTTGCCCTGGCCTGCGGCCCGAACAACCGTCAGGACGGCGGCCCGCATCTGATCGTGGTGGGGGTCACCCCTGGCCGGTGGCAGCCGCTGTGCACGGAACTGGGCATCACGGGCCGCGTCCGGCTGGTGAAGCACAGCAACTGCGTGGCCGACTATCTGCAGCTGCTCGACGCCTTCGTGCTGCCCTCGCTGTCCGAATCCATGCCCAACACCCTGCTGGAGGCCATCTGCTCCGGCCTGCCGGTCATTGCCTCGCAGGTGGGCGGCGTACCCGAACTGGTGCGGGGCAACGGCCTGCTGGCGCCGCCCGGCGACGTGCCCGCACTGGCACGCGCGTTGGCCTCGGTCATGGACGATGCCGGGTTACGCGCCACCTGGGCCGCAGCCAGCCGCGCCATCGCACCGGACTTTTCCACCGATGCGCGCGTCGCGCGCTACGAGGCATTGTACCGCACGCTGCTGCAACGCCGGGGACTGCCCGATGCCTGA
- a CDS encoding VTC domain-containing protein: MSNEIKYTFAPAFAPAVVDLLGAVCRPDPAFPAADVFSLYYDTPARALLEEKRNSDYLKTKIRCRWYGAVRGTAMERAVFLEAKRKEGAARDKARVLLPLDGDTLWNTPLTDPLLCRLPEHLAEAGIPFPRPLFPLFILRYTRHRFIDPTTGARIAVDTGIHVPRTNPAFIARHNPTPLPVAVLEVKGSLREMPRSLHAVNTVHFRRETFSKYLACHDMLFCSTGVPGGYTCFAPAAPPPHRA, encoded by the coding sequence GTGAGCAACGAGATAAAATACACCTTCGCCCCTGCCTTCGCCCCTGCGGTCGTGGACCTGCTGGGTGCGGTGTGCCGTCCCGACCCCGCGTTTCCGGCGGCGGACGTCTTTTCACTCTACTACGACACGCCCGCGCGCGCCCTGCTGGAAGAAAAGCGCAACAGCGACTATCTGAAGACCAAGATACGCTGCCGCTGGTACGGCGCCGTGCGGGGAACGGCGATGGAGCGCGCCGTGTTCCTGGAGGCCAAGCGCAAGGAAGGCGCCGCGCGCGACAAGGCCCGCGTGCTGCTGCCCCTGGACGGGGACACCCTGTGGAACACCCCGTTGACGGACCCCTTGCTGTGCCGCCTGCCGGAACATCTGGCGGAAGCGGGCATTCCCTTCCCCCGCCCTCTCTTTCCCCTGTTCATCCTGCGCTACACCCGCCACCGCTTCATCGATCCGACCACCGGGGCGCGCATCGCCGTGGACACGGGCATTCACGTGCCCCGCACCAATCCGGCCTTCATCGCCCGGCACAATCCCACGCCCCTGCCCGTGGCCGTGCTGGAGGTAAAAGGCAGCCTGCGCGAAATGCCGCGCTCGCTGCATGCCGTGAACACCGTTCACTTCCGGCGGGAGACGTTTTCCAAATATCTTGCATGCCACGACATGCTGTTCTGTTCTACCGGAGTGCCCGGCGGGTATACCTGCTTCGCCCCGGCGGCTCCGCCCCCGCATCGCGCCTGA
- a CDS encoding DUF4956 domain-containing protein → MVESLFDVLGSSYQALVAVTGFGSKQAADIGAGTFLLALLISLLTSQYTALLYSRFYESRGTGSLVHRSFLLLGPSITAIFICVQFSLPLSLGLLGALSIIRFRTPIKEPEEVGFIMVNIATAICCATLNIVILALFLGVVTAGLAVAHRFRRGRVARRSGTAVISYPASEREADAALLPALRDTLPELSVASISGDGARRTVIATFARSDETLVQRLTALTDGLAPGAEINVYFDHAAQ, encoded by the coding sequence ATGGTTGAATCACTCTTCGACGTTCTCGGCAGTTCCTACCAGGCGCTGGTCGCCGTGACCGGCTTCGGTTCCAAGCAGGCGGCAGACATCGGGGCGGGCACCTTCCTGCTGGCCCTGCTCATCTCCCTGCTCACCTCCCAGTACACCGCGCTGCTCTACTCCCGCTTCTATGAAAGCCGGGGCACGGGCAGCCTGGTGCACCGCAGCTTCCTGCTGCTGGGGCCGTCCATCACCGCCATCTTCATCTGCGTGCAGTTCTCGCTGCCGCTGTCCCTGGGCCTTTTGGGCGCGCTGTCCATCATCCGCTTCCGTACCCCCATCAAGGAACCGGAAGAGGTAGGCTTCATCATGGTGAACATCGCCACGGCCATCTGCTGCGCCACCCTGAACATCGTCATCCTGGCGCTGTTCCTGGGCGTGGTCACGGCCGGACTGGCGGTGGCGCACCGCTTCCGGCGGGGCCGCGTGGCCCGGCGCAGCGGCACGGCCGTCATCTCCTACCCGGCATCCGAACGCGAGGCCGATGCGGCCTTGCTGCCAGCCCTGCGCGACACCCTGCCGGAACTGAGCGTGGCCAGCATTTCGGGCGACGGCGCGCGGCGCACCGTCATCGCCACCTTCGCCCGCTCCGACGAAACCCTGGTGCAGCGCCTGACCGCACTGACCGACGGGCTTGCCCCCGGCGCCGAAATCAATGTCTATTTCGACCACGCCGCCCAGTAG
- a CDS encoding glycosyltransferase, which translates to MHMRPVVFRLTSSLHYGGVASRLRAILPLLLDEFEVHVVTYRTPGAFAPELADRGVRVHHLPIPTKWSPTGIARLARMLRAHGASVLHNHSFSANVTGALAGALAGTPVRIGQIHTLQSHWYDNPAHRAKQRIEEMLIHRILSTRVLHVSRESLRYFAAQMPLAAAKFELLHNGVDFSALAPRKEAARLRSELGIPPHVRVIGNVGRVTGCKRLELILSTAASALAQDPDMVFVIVGGSQRQAEGLCRQAHEMGIGDKVFCPGETPHPGDYYNIFDAFIFTSPPGSEGMPGAVLEAASFGMPVVAIRTDTLEEMAEWYDGFHFITDGSDPAQELSAALTAALAAPRPDPTRLRAHFSIQAMADRTRALYHHLLRQHAPRT; encoded by the coding sequence ATGCACATGCGCCCAGTCGTCTTCCGCCTGACCAGCAGCCTGCACTACGGAGGCGTTGCCTCGCGCTTGCGGGCCATCCTGCCCCTGCTGCTCGATGAATTCGAAGTGCATGTGGTCACCTACCGCACGCCGGGCGCCTTTGCGCCGGAACTGGCCGACAGGGGCGTACGGGTGCACCACCTGCCCATTCCCACCAAATGGAGCCCCACGGGCATCGCACGTCTGGCGAGGATGCTGCGCGCCCACGGTGCTTCGGTACTGCACAACCACTCCTTTTCCGCCAACGTCACCGGGGCGCTGGCCGGGGCGCTGGCGGGCACGCCCGTGCGCATCGGGCAGATCCACACGCTGCAAAGCCACTGGTACGACAACCCCGCCCACCGCGCCAAGCAACGCATCGAAGAGATGCTCATCCACCGGATTCTTTCGACACGGGTGCTGCACGTCTCGCGCGAAAGCCTGCGGTACTTCGCCGCGCAGATGCCGCTTGCCGCCGCCAAGTTCGAGCTGCTGCACAATGGAGTGGACTTTTCTGCGCTGGCCCCCCGCAAGGAGGCCGCCCGGTTGCGTTCGGAACTCGGCATCCCCCCCCATGTCCGCGTCATCGGCAACGTGGGCCGTGTCACGGGGTGCAAGCGCCTGGAACTGATTCTGTCCACTGCCGCCAGCGCCCTGGCGCAGGATCCGGACATGGTCTTCGTCATCGTTGGAGGCAGCCAGCGGCAGGCCGAGGGACTGTGCCGCCAGGCGCACGAAATGGGCATTGGCGACAAGGTGTTCTGCCCCGGCGAGACGCCGCACCCCGGCGACTACTACAACATCTTCGACGCGTTCATCTTCACCTCGCCTCCAGGTTCCGAAGGGATGCCCGGCGCGGTGCTGGAAGCGGCCTCGTTCGGCATGCCCGTCGTGGCCATCCGCACCGATACGCTGGAAGAAATGGCCGAATGGTACGACGGATTCCACTTCATCACCGATGGCAGCGATCCCGCACAGGAACTGTCCGCCGCACTGACCGCCGCACTGGCCGCCCCCCGGCCCGACCCGACCCGGCTGCGCGCGCACTTCTCCATCCAGGCCATGGCCGACCGCACCCGCGCCCTGTACCACCACCTGCTGCGGCAGCACGCCCCCCGCACGTAA
- a CDS encoding CotH kinase family protein, protein MSISTTPPSSPPQGGGTAPPSGPRAPGHVPRISLWAAALFVAALLCAGLLLERTSAIRQYRFVSLDMATRKDALGSPRKRQLLAEMGLPDVHAVAPENRAHTLELLEQARRDADPAMVASGWPVFAVRTDDASLNDPESGINVNHKERGREWERPAAVVYYRDGQERLATGVGLRLHGGGSRDLGIGYRLYFRNAYGTSTQPADLFFHDAEGTLKRLVLRKEKTTIPGFINMLGLDIMGMLGAETPRFVPAVFSVNGKDMGLSMVSEHIAEAHWKRRLGHGNFLLYSIRKGNDRAEFAALRELYLWLRLLPAPMTMQQAERRMDLRSMCAIIFGAVYLGESDWDQGAFLLDKNQPDPRWTNIAWDLDEAFQHLVPGGPLDQRPGWKYALDEKKAVRMRLFLRLWKESPEFRDFFLHFVTHALNHTLNDAARERLFARYEALDRQAGNTMFDEALARRMLANRADEVLEETVRDLKAPRWHTVQVSAPGPMRIDGEPGYTDYTGRYFEGQRITVAPPAEGCARLLHWEVDDTPREAGQLDIDVRSSLRIRAVCTND, encoded by the coding sequence ATGTCTATTTCGACCACGCCGCCCAGTAGCCCGCCACAGGGGGGCGGCACCGCGCCGCCATCCGGCCCGCGCGCACCAGGCCACGTCCCCCGCATTTCGTTATGGGCGGCGGCACTGTTCGTTGCCGCCCTGCTGTGCGCCGGGCTGCTGCTGGAACGCACGTCCGCCATCCGGCAGTACCGTTTCGTGTCGCTGGACATGGCCACCAGAAAGGATGCGCTGGGTTCGCCCCGCAAGCGGCAACTGCTGGCCGAAATGGGCCTGCCCGATGTGCACGCCGTGGCCCCGGAAAACAGGGCCCACACCCTGGAACTGCTGGAACAGGCCCGCCGCGACGCGGATCCCGCCATGGTGGCCAGCGGCTGGCCCGTGTTCGCCGTGCGCACCGACGACGCCAGCCTGAACGACCCGGAATCCGGCATCAATGTCAACCACAAGGAACGTGGCCGGGAATGGGAACGCCCGGCAGCCGTGGTCTACTACCGCGACGGGCAGGAACGCCTGGCCACCGGCGTGGGACTTCGCCTGCACGGCGGCGGCTCGCGCGACCTCGGCATCGGCTATCGCCTCTATTTCCGCAATGCCTACGGCACATCGACGCAGCCAGCCGACCTGTTCTTCCACGACGCGGAAGGCACGCTGAAACGCCTGGTGCTGCGCAAGGAAAAAACCACCATCCCCGGCTTCATCAACATGCTGGGGCTGGACATCATGGGCATGCTGGGCGCGGAAACGCCCCGGTTCGTGCCCGCCGTGTTCTCGGTGAACGGCAAGGACATGGGGCTTTCCATGGTCAGCGAGCACATCGCCGAAGCCCACTGGAAACGCAGGCTGGGACACGGCAACTTCCTGCTCTACTCCATTCGCAAGGGCAACGACCGGGCGGAATTCGCGGCCCTGCGCGAACTGTACCTGTGGCTCCGCCTGCTGCCCGCCCCCATGACCATGCAGCAGGCCGAGCGCCGCATGGACCTGCGCAGCATGTGCGCCATCATCTTCGGCGCCGTGTACCTGGGCGAGTCCGACTGGGACCAGGGCGCCTTTCTGCTGGACAAGAACCAGCCAGATCCGCGCTGGACCAACATCGCCTGGGATCTGGACGAGGCCTTCCAGCATCTGGTCCCCGGCGGCCCGCTGGACCAGCGCCCCGGCTGGAAATACGCCCTGGATGAAAAGAAGGCCGTGCGCATGCGCCTGTTCTTGCGGCTGTGGAAAGAATCGCCGGAATTCCGCGACTTCTTCCTGCATTTCGTCACCCATGCGCTGAACCACACCCTGAACGACGCGGCGCGCGAACGGCTGTTTGCCCGGTACGAAGCCCTGGACCGCCAGGCCGGGAACACCATGTTCGACGAGGCCCTGGCCCGCCGGATGCTGGCCAACCGGGCCGACGAAGTGCTGGAGGAAACCGTGCGCGACCTCAAGGCGCCCCGCTGGCACACGGTGCAGGTAAGCGCACCCGGCCCGATGCGCATTGACGGCGAACCCGGCTACACCGACTACACCGGGCGCTACTTCGAGGGACAACGGATCACCGTGGCGCCCCCCGCCGAAGGCTGCGCCAGGCTGCTGCACTGGGAAGTGGACGACACCCCCCGCGAGGCGGGACAACTCGACATTGACGTGCGCTCGTCCCTGCGCATCCGCGCCGTCTGCACAAACGACTGA
- a CDS encoding O-antigen ligase family protein, which yields MTDTRPRTVAARLAAALDSIRTAPDSFRAAPNRQKAEWARTALFWLFWLSSATFPLGQAFRETGPILCLAALLAYHYWGYRQSTLCRFPLKWLFVLFYGLICVKTALSLDPRQSLVYVLPNIWKGFALPFVAMECVRDTRDMRRLVLAFAVASIYEGLDGIYQHVTGYDLIKGTSIMAGRLTGSLSTYRVGDYMALILVPACGLWAMQSQTRSAWRRAAVTALILAPGIYLWIFAQARSGYLGVVAALFLLWCLFTRPKPVYLLAPVGIGILAVLFGPQRITLETAMQDGRIELWRMAWQVIEARPLTGWGMGMFAPAFKTLGLHPVINSPRIQHPHSVYIQFLVDTGVVGFAIAMAFMFGMLAWGLRRIYRNVPRPGAPYDMWTMAAFFLAGWLCYLMEALFAHDFLRTWWLAVSMGHLGVMIGAVVNADNNTANNADSISAAPVGAHPHETGNNS from the coding sequence ATGACCGACACTCGCCCCCGTACCGTCGCAGCCAGACTGGCTGCCGCCCTGGACAGCATCCGCACGGCCCCGGACAGCTTCCGGGCTGCCCCCAACCGGCAGAAGGCGGAATGGGCACGCACGGCGCTGTTCTGGCTGTTCTGGCTTTCCAGCGCCACGTTTCCGCTGGGGCAGGCCTTTCGCGAAACCGGCCCCATCCTTTGCCTGGCCGCCCTGCTTGCCTACCACTATTGGGGGTACCGGCAGTCCACCCTGTGCCGCTTTCCGCTCAAGTGGCTGTTCGTGCTTTTCTACGGGCTCATCTGCGTGAAGACGGCCCTGTCGCTGGACCCGCGCCAAAGCCTTGTCTATGTGCTGCCCAACATCTGGAAGGGCTTCGCCCTGCCCTTCGTGGCCATGGAATGCGTGCGGGACACGCGGGACATGCGCCGCCTTGTCCTGGCCTTTGCCGTGGCCAGCATCTACGAGGGCCTGGACGGCATCTACCAGCACGTCACCGGCTACGACCTCATCAAGGGCACGAGCATCATGGCGGGCCGACTCACGGGTTCCCTGTCCACCTACCGGGTGGGCGACTACATGGCGCTCATCCTGGTGCCCGCCTGCGGCCTGTGGGCCATGCAGTCCCAAACGCGTTCCGCATGGCGCAGGGCCGCCGTCACCGCGCTGATCCTGGCGCCGGGCATCTACCTGTGGATATTCGCCCAGGCCCGCAGCGGCTACCTGGGCGTCGTGGCCGCCCTGTTCCTGCTGTGGTGCCTGTTCACCCGTCCGAAACCCGTGTATCTGCTGGCGCCCGTTGGCATCGGCATTCTGGCCGTACTGTTCGGCCCGCAGCGCATCACCCTGGAAACGGCCATGCAAGACGGCCGCATCGAGCTGTGGCGCATGGCATGGCAGGTCATCGAGGCCCGCCCCCTGACCGGGTGGGGCATGGGCATGTTCGCCCCGGCGTTCAAGACGCTGGGGTTGCATCCGGTCATCAATTCGCCGCGCATCCAGCACCCGCATTCGGTGTACATCCAGTTCCTGGTGGACACCGGGGTGGTGGGCTTCGCCATTGCCATGGCCTTCATGTTCGGCATGCTGGCCTGGGGGCTGCGGCGGATATACCGCAACGTCCCGCGCCCCGGCGCGCCGTATGACATGTGGACCATGGCGGCCTTCTTCCTGGCCGGGTGGCTGTGCTACCTGATGGAGGCGCTGTTCGCACACGACTTCCTGCGCACATGGTGGCTGGCCGTGTCCATGGGACACCTTGGCGTGATGATCGGCGCCGTCGTCAACGCAGACAACAACACCGCCAACAACGCCGACAGCATTTCTGCCGCACCAGTGGGGGCGCACCCCCACGAAACCGGGAACAACTCATGA